A stretch of DNA from Carettochelys insculpta isolate YL-2023 chromosome 18, ASM3395843v1, whole genome shotgun sequence:
gtctgacctagtatgggcATTCTTCTCAATATTACTATGTTTCAGGAGGAGTTCAAGGCAATGATTGAAGATGCAGGTTTTCTGAAGGTGGAATACAAGAATCTAACATCAGGCATTGTGGCCATTCACTCAGGTTTCAAACTGTGACCCACCTACTTTGCAAAGCTCTTTATCCTTCAAGGGTATTTCTCCTGAGGAAGGTAAAAGCTATGTGACTCCAAAAACTTCACTGGGGAAGACTTGGCCCCTCAGTACAATCTAAATATTCAGATTGAGGGTTTCTGAAAAGCTGAAATCATGTTCTTATACAACTAGCTGAGGACCTGCAAACCCTTTATTAGGTATTTGTGTAAGTATGGGTCAGGTGACACCTTGGTGCCTGCCATGTGCTTGTCAGCTGATTACCACTTTCCCAGTGCCTCAGAGACCATGACTTTTGTAttggacaactttttttttttggtagtaaCTTTTCTAAACTACAGTGTAAAGCTATGGCAAAAATTACACTTAAGGATCCAAGCTTGACAGCATGTTCTTCATATACCAGTAGTAGTACTGTTTGAGGGCAGACACAGACCAGCTGGCCTTGAACAGGATTCTCCCTATAGTGTACTGAAGTAATACCTCTGAGGGGTCGGGGATATGGACATATGGGTGCCAGCTATAATTATAAAAGTGTGACATGTAGAGTTTTTGCttatttaaaatatcttattaaattttatatatatttcacTTTTTTGTGGTAGAAGTCTGATTTTGAAAACCCTTCTGCAGTTGTATTTCCATCCTGAAAGTGTGTGTTCGCTTTCCTGGTATGGTGGAAGAAAGTGCTATAATGGTAGCTCTGCCTCAGAAAATTGATATAAGGTGAAGGAATCTCCTGAAATTGGGGTAAGAAAAAACTAAAACTCCTCCTACAGCTTGAAGCTCCTAAATCTGGTattctctggtctagcaacatcacCTGTCAATGAACCAGAGAGCTGGGCAGCAACGTGCAGCCTGAATCCTCTGGCAGCTGGCGGTGGGGTGCTGTCACAGTATCGTTCCCCCTTTCCTGTGCCCAACAATCCCCATGGGAGGGTGGCGTGCACGCAGGActggagctggcttccctcctccAGTGGGTCTGAGTCAGCTTCTCCTGCTGGGTAGAAGGTTGGGGAGCAGCCCAGTGGTGGGAAGATGGGATGTAGCTTGGAGGGCCATGGCAGGGAATCTTCCCTTGTTTGGTAAATTCTCATCTGGGACTGGTCACAGCCTGATCATGCTGGACAAGGGTGGTGGAACATGTATTAATCTTATCCTTACTTGCCCTTATTGAAGCTGCATTCTGCTAGAACTTGCTTACCAAATTTTAAAGTGAGTTTGGTTTAATTTGCTTATTAGTCTAGCCTTCTGGAGGTCTAGTGTCTATGCTTGTATACCAGAATGAGAGTATAGGACTGAAATGAACAACTACTAGAAAACAGCATCATTGATGTCCAGCTCAGTTCTTTTTCTTAGAACCAGACTTCAGCTATATATAAACTGTAACCTGCTCAAGTACACAATCACTATAGTAACACAACATCCATAAAAATGCTTGGATGCAATGTGACTTCATAAGCCATTAGCAAGATCATATTAATCAGCTCTTGATGCATCCTTTGTTGTAGGATTACCCTGTAATTCACTAACTTAAGTAGCTCATGCTACAACAGGAGACTTAATCTGACCATGTGGCTGACAATGTACATGAAAACTGCAGCAGAAACCCTCAAGCATATTCAACAGCTCAGTTGTGCTATTTTCTGAAGTGATTGTTGCAGTGCTACCTCATATGGGAGAGTAACAATGGCCTCCTGTATCAAGGCTGTAAAACCAAATCAGATATTAACTGCTGACAGTACAACTATCTCCCGCTTTCTACATATTAGGGCACGAAAATAAAGTAAGGAGACAGGTACCTCCTCCAAAAGCTACTGTAGCCTTCAAGTGTAgtaaggaacaaaaaaaaaaaaaaatgctagagACCTGATGGTTAAGAACACTTTGTATTCAAGCTggtaaatattcataaactttgCAAGTTTGAGATTTAAGTACAGCATTAGAACAGATGTAGTTCACAGCTCAAAGCCTCTGCCAGTCACTGGAAAGCACTTACCAAGAAACTACTACTCCTGTTTACTGAGATTATATagcacagtggtgtccaacagaaaTTTATGGATGGTCAGAAGCCCTACcctcccaaactgctgcagcaggagccacatCAGGCAAGCTGGGCCAggccaccagagctgctgtgcacTTATCCCATTAAGTGGCAGGGTGCATGCATGGAGCAAGCAAAGGGTGGTCCTTGGTCTGTGGTGGTGTTCCAGTCATGTTGTGAACAGGAAGCATATTGAACACAGTGGCTATAGCAGTCTCTGCCAGCACAACCCTATGTCCTTGTAGAACCTTGCATAATGGAAGCGTCATTGTAACGTTTTGCAAGTGATACAAGTGGCTTAAAACTCTGTTCTTCTTCTGCACAAATATTAATGACCGGACCTACCTGGAATTGTTAATTGTAGACAAAGACTTGAGGTGAGTAAATAGGAAGAGCCTTGTGAACTTCAGAATCAGTAAACAAACGTGAACTGCCACTACGGGAGTAACTTCAGTAAAGGCAGCAGTGAGCTTTTTCTACATGAGCAGCTTTAGCCTTTGCTCAAGTTTTGGGTTAGAATAAAGATGCtcactttttttaaatacttcattTGTTCCTAAGGAGAGACTACAGTACAGGAATCAATGCAGGGATAAGAGGGCTTACAGGGCTATAGAACTATTGGATATATTCAACCTTTAAGAGTTTATTCTAACGGTTTTATTTAaaaggggagcaggattttggaaagaaaataaatacaagaCAGACTTGTTTGCTATTTTTTATAGCCACAATGAAAGCAAGCAGGTACAAAGGAGTTCCTGTCCATTACCACAACAAAAAGGTTTGAAGCGCAAGGTATGGTCCCTGGGGAAGGCTTAAGATTTCAGTCTTTGAGTTAGTGTGCAGTCCTGGAACTGGATGCAAGTTTGAATAGCACACTTCTTGCTCTAACCAGATTTGAAGAGGAGAATAGCAACTTGGCCTAGGTAGAAATAGATGAAGTGCTTTGTCTCATGAGTCACATAGCTGCCAAAGTtccttcccacaatgcagtgccaAGTGGGGTTGTACTTCTTATCAAACTCCTAGAAGGAAAAAAGTACCATGTTACAAAAAGCAGAACTGCTTTTCTTAAGCACAGAAACTGCAGCTTCTAACTACCTTATTCTCATCTGTCTTTATAGTAAGTGTTCAGACATTTAACAGGGGGAGATAAGTACAGCCTATCCTTTGCTCTGCGTGAAGACCACAGCTTTAAGTGGAATTGCAGACTTACCTTCTATAGCCCAACTGCTAGTTACTACAGATACCTGAAGACACTGTCTTACTAGATAGCTGAAGGAGTACAGGTTGTGTTTTACTGCTGTGGTAGTCTGTACTCTTACATTCATCCCTTTTACACAAAGTTTGACAGTCTTGCAGAGCATACTGTGTAACATATTTGAAAGTTCATGATacctgggcagagacccactttgtgacacatctgacgaagcgggtctttaccacaaaagcttacgctcaaaTGTtagcctaaggtgccacaggacttcttgttgtttttgactaacttggctaccccacTGATTGTCTTGGTAAAATGTATGGCAAGACTCCATTCCACTGTACGATAGGAAAGATATGTTCCAGCATATTCAATAGCAGTCAAACAAGTTCCCCAAAGACAAAAGGCCAGTTTGCATCTCTGCCTGGTGTCAAGTAGCTCAAATGGACCACCACCTAATTAAGTGGCCACTCCTGAGCTGCAGAGAGGGTTTGACAAAGCAGGAGAAGGTTTCTGGCCACACTTGAGCTGGAGATGATTCTTGCAGGAGAAAGGGTTGAAAGAAGGTAGACAACACACCTCAGATCTCTTGCTCCCTTCCCACAACATTAACCCCTGAAGAACAAAGGAAGCAGCATCAGGATGGGGAGGACGGGGGAACCCTGACAAAGACTTGGTAAGAAACTGCTGGAACTTGTGACAAGCAAGACCATTATTTTGTATTCACTTATGTGTAGTTGTGAATTTTATCTTATTTCCATGTAACCAATCCTGATTATACTTGTAGTCAATCTATTCAGTAATTAGATCTGTTGCTTGATCTAAGCCCATGTGTTAGGACAGCAAGGTTTAGGAAACATTTGTGCATATTTTATATTGACAGTTGATATGATCTTACATTGTCAAGAAAGCTGTTGGACAGTGCAGCACACATttcaggggagagaaggaggagtcGGAGTAGGCGTGTGCTGATGTTGCCCCACACTGCAGTGTAATGAGTATTTGGCTATAGCATTCATACAGCTCAGTGAACTATATGATAACTTGCCAAAAGTTTGGGGGGGATGTGATGACACATTGGAAATAGAATATTAGCTAAGAGGCCTAATATAGTAGTCAGTTACTAAACAGCTGCACACCCTAGCTTGCCCCTAAGCTCTAAATTTCAGGGCAGCTAAGCATGGGTAACTAAacaaaagactaacaaatcaaGATTGTCTTACACCTGAAGAGACATTAGTGTGATGAACAAAACACCTATTTCTGAATAATCAGTCTATACTATAGTTTAGCAAAGGGATATAGAATTAATTGTTTTGTAGTAAATGTTTCTGCTTCAGTGATTTTAAGTCATCTATTCCCTACACAGAAGAAAATCTATACTTGTCTATGTCACAAGCAGAATGTTTAAATAAGTCTGCTGTTCTTACTGGAAATAGCAAGCTGACCCAACTCAAAAGATAGCTGGTGGAGAGCATTTGATTGGCATTTGTTTTATACATTAATGATTTGACTATAAATCTATTCCACTTAGTCTCACTTCAACCCTCTTCCCTTCAGGCAGGCCAGCATCTTCCACATGCAGATCAGCAAACCATAGCACTATGAAAAATGGTAGACTAGTTTCTTGTCCAAACTTTGGTCAATGGCAATATCCATGTACAGCAACTGCCAACAGTTTTCTTACTGTTTAGCACATGCATAGGCTAGGATATGAAAAAATCGCTGAAAGAAAGAATGGTTCCTATGCATGAGACAGATCTGCACAGGAGTTGTACAACATTAGATGACTTTAATAAAGGACTTTGTAGACAACTTCATTTGAGCTGAGGACTTAGTAAGGCTTCATCTTTTCCTTTAGAGTTCTCTTTTGGGAGTTCTCCCTGCACACTAGGTTCTCAAACATGTATATCCAGCATTAGAGAGGAAAAGCTATTGCAACAGTCATTTACCTTCTTTATGTGGGCTGCAATGTCCTTTTCAATGTTATATTTCTCCAGTGCCTGAGTGGCACACTCTACGGAATCTTGCTGCATCTCTTCGGACATATCCGCATTTTTGATCACAGCCTTTCGATCACACATGGTTACTTACCTAGAGAACAGCAAGCAAACAAAATAGAATTTGAAATGTCAGTAGGAGAAACCAACAAACTCCCACAGCTAATCTGTTTGAATAGACTGTCTTGTAAAAGACGTGATTTTTGTGGTGCCTGTATCTGAGGAACATTGGCCCAGCCCTGATGAAAAACACATCTTCTCAAACCAAGATGAAGTCAGATTCACAGACAGTGATGTACACTGGAAGTAGTTTTTTCCAGCAGTAGCGCTTtgagactatcaaaacaaaaaagcagtcttggagcactttaaagactaacaaattaatttactaggtgatgagcttttgtgggacagacccactgttgCATGCCGGAAGTAAATTCAATCAACACTCAGACAGGGACTCCAGCTCAGATAGCCTTTATTACTTACACATGCGTAGGGCAACTCACGGGAATACTTTCCAAAGCGTGAGCGCCGAGCGGAAATCGCACAAAGCTTAAATAGACTCTTTATGTTGCACAAATTCATACTTAGTTCACATGATTGGTCGTATAGTCTTGTTGGACCCCTGTGAGTGGCTTATTTTCTTTAGCATTTTGTTGCATACTACTATCTGCTTGCATAAGCAGCCATCTGTTTATCAGCAGCTAGCTTGTGGTTGCATATTTGTCAGGTATGCTACAAATTTCAAAGCTTATGTGTCAAGTATAAGCCGAGCATGCctcacacttcttcagatctatagccttaccacaACAGACTCTCTATATAAAGTAGaaaatctgttctggtaaggctatacataggaagaaatgggtctgtcccatgaaatttcGTCACCTAATAATAAATTAACTCCTTAGTCATTAAAGTACTccatgactgctttgttttgatagactgcAGACTGAGGGCTATCTCTGTTACTCTGAGGAAGGAACACACAGGTGGAGTATTTTCAGTTTTACTAATTATGAGGTGCTTCCCAAGAAAGAATCTGTAGACTTTTTTGCCTTTTAGCTACACTAACACTTATCATGGTC
This window harbors:
- the DYNLL1 gene encoding dynein light chain 1, cytoplasmic; protein product: MCDRKAVIKNADMSEEMQQDSVECATQALEKYNIEKDIAAHIKKEFDKKYNPTWHCIVGRNFGSYVTHETKHFIYFYLGQVAILLFKSG